GTAAAAAGATAATAGTTCTCATTATTCCTTTTATCATTATCCTTAAATCATCATCAGACGTggcatcaaatatttaataaataaataaaacatagtaAATAGTTTTTCCACCATTTAATTTCATATcagattataataatttaaacaataattatagtaaatagttttattccttttcttcctccacatcaactgttttttttatgtatattagTGTAAAGGATGCCGTGCAGTTAAGCTTATGTTTATCCTTCAATTCGGTTTCTTTCAATGGGCAATCCAGCATCACTTtcaacctctctctcccctcaatCTCTCTGTCCGacgtcctctctctcttcttcctcaagctctctctctccttgacctctctctctactcaagctctctctctctctcttagacCTCTCTCTTCTCAAACTCTCCTCGGCTTCTCTCTCCAACCTATCTCTCCTCAAGTTTTGTgagaggaaagagaagaaaaataaataaaacctgaCGTGTGTATGGGATCAGCAACAACGATCCATAgagtttttcatatatatttcagcGACCTCAGAGTTCGTGAGGCTGCATCTCTTTATGCTAAATCCTTGAACCCAATTTGCCACCATCACTCGTTCGGCTAACCGCTTAATACCCACCCATGGCTCGGTTCAATCATTACTCAGGAATAGAACGATTTTCTAGATTAGGTATCAATTATTGTTTTCCCCAGATGCTATAGCACCGATATCGCTTTTAGCCCTTTCTTTACTCTCTTGTGGGGGCTCCTCTGTTTCCCacctatttttcttcttcttttctgtgGGCCTCTTGACTCCGCCTTTCTACTAACAATGCCTTTCTTTATGAAGTAGGTGGAATAATTATGTTCAAGTCATGGTCTTTCTTTAAGATTTCCACTGCGATACATGCATATCCATGAATTTCATGATTGTCACCACCTTTATTCCATTCTCAGATACCCATAACCACCGAAAAAGCAGCAATCCTTACCAGAAAATCCATGGAAGTTCTTTCTTCCCATAAGCTTCTTTTCCGACTCTGTCTTCTCTTACCTCTCCGTATCACCTCACTTCTGCTTCTCTCTTCAGCTTACTCTCCTCCTGATAATTACTTCATCAACTGTGGAGCACACTCCAACACCACTGTCGATACCCGAGTCTTCGTTGCCGACCGGGGTTTCTTAGTCGGAAAGGGAGAAACAGTCAAAAACAGCAACTCATCAGCAAGCAGTTCACCTCTCTATCAAACggcaaaaattttcaaacaccCCTCTTTATATAGGTTTGACATCAACCAGGATGGCACATACATTGTACGCCtccatttctttgttttcttgtcaCATACTGATCTGTCTGTTGCTCGGTTCAATGTTTCTGTTTTTGGGCTTTCACTTTTGACGAACTATAGCTTCCGAAACGTTACTATAAGTTCTCCAAAGATTGAGGAATTCTTGGTCACCATCCTAAAAGGTGAATTTAAAATCTACTTCATGCCCTACGAGACATCTACGGCTTTCGTGAATGCCATAGAAGTCTTTCTTGGCCCCGAGAGCTTCATCCCTGATAAGGCCCTTCACATTACTTCTCAAGGAGCTAAGAGAAACTACAGTGGTTTGAGCTCCAACTCCAAGGTTCTGCATAAAGTCCATAGGATCGACGTTGGGGGTTCTACGTCCAAGCTCGATGAGTTATGGAGGAATTGGGATCCAGATGATGATTACTTACAGAGCCCAGAAAGTGAAACGTATGATCAGTACAAAGGTGGAACGCCTTATTATGAACCCGAACGGATCAACGAGTATATTGCCCCAGCTTTTGTGTATCAGACAGCCAGACAATTTAAAGATAGTAACAGCAACTCCAGTTTACCAAAGATAACTTGGAGTTTTCGTGTCAATAAGAATTCTAACAACTTTCTTCGGGTCCATTTCTCCGACGTAGTAAGTCCAACACCTAATGACTTGTGGTTCAATCTCTATATCAATAGAAATTTCAGTAAGGAGATCAATCCTTACAGTATAGCTGAGAGGATGGGCGCTGTTCCATTTTACATCGATTTTGTGGTTGATTCCGATGGTTTGGGATTTGTGAATGCTAGTATCAGCCGAGTGGAGGACTCTCGGATACATAATGCCTTTTTGAATGGGCTGGAGATTCTGGAGGTAGTGAACGAGTCGGGTTTCAGTCCTCCAGAAATTGAACTAGGAAAAAAGAAACTCTCCCCTGCTAAAATTGTTCCTGCATGTAGTGGGGCGTTTTTCATTTTGGTAATATTGGTGGCGTTGGGTTTGAAATTCAGGAAACCAGGGCATGATAAGATTTTGGGAGTGCCTCTTTATGGAGGGTTTAGTTCGGACAGCAGGTCGACTCAAAGAGGTCGTAATGCTTGCCTTGCTCCTAGTCTAAACCTTAGTTTAAGGGTACCTTTTTCTGAAATAAAGCGTGCAACGAAGAACTTCAATGAAAAGCTATTGATTGGTGAGGGTGGATTCGGGAAAGTCTACAAAGGAACACTTAATGGCAGGAAAGTGGCAGTGAAACGAAGTGATCCACGACATGGACAGGGTCTGGAGGAATTTCAAACGGAGATCACGGTGTTGTCTCATATTCGTTACCGCCATCTTGTTTCTTTGGTGGGATATTGCGATGAACGGCGTGAGATGATACTGGTTTACGAGTTCATGGAAAAGGGGACTTTGAGAGATCACCTCTATCATTCAGATGACAATTATGAGAGATCAACTTCAGTGTCTGAATTATCTTGGGAGCAAAGACTAGAAATCTGCATCGCTGCAGCAAAGGGCCTACACTATCTACACACTGGTCCGGCTGGAGGAATCATTCACCGTGACGTGAAGTCAACAAACATTCTGCTCGATGAAAATTATGTGGCTAAAGTTGCCGACTTCGGCCTTTCCAAATCCGGTCTTCCTGATCCGGACAACATCACCATGGGCGTAAAGGGTAGCTTTGGTTATCTTGATCCAGAATACCTTACAACCTTACAGTTGACAGAGAAATCTGATGTATACTCCTTTGGAGTTGTACTGCTTGAAGTTCTCTGTGCTAGGCCGGCTATCATACAATCATCTCAGCTGGATGAGGTGAACTTAGCAGAATGGGGGATGCTGTGGCGAAAGAGAGGCCAACTTGAGAAGATTATTGATCCTGTGCTTGTTGGTAACATTAAGCCAAGTTCATTGAGAATATTTGGTGATACTGCAGAAAAGTGTTTGAAGGCATTTAGTATTGAGAGGCCGACTATGCAGGATGTGTTATATTACCTAAGTTATGCACTGCGGCTTCAAGAAACTGGGATGCCTAGAGAGCCATTTGAGGACAGCACAACGACTACCATAACTTCATTGGAGCTGCAGTTTCCAGTTGTGTTGAACTTTCCGGTTcatgaagatgatgatgcaCCCATTGTTGGGGATGATAGTTCTGATATAGAGGTTAGTGAAGTCTAAGTCAACTAGTTTGGGTAAGTACTATCTGGTTTGCATTAGCACCTGAATTCATAGCAAtatttaataatctttttaaagaattcaggtatttaataaaaaaaaactttaattaataGTGTTGTCAGATGCAGTGTTCCTCGCATGACTTGAATTCTTATCGCCATGAAATTTGTAATAGGCTTTAGTTTGTGGCTTTGTGCTTAAATTCTGTATCGATACCACTATTTTATAATGTGAACCTCTTTTTGTTGGTCTCTTTGATGTCAAAAGTTAGTCTAATTGAATTGTAGTAAAATGGGATAAACTCCGGTTGAAAtttggataaaaataaaaaataaaaaaaatcaatgtaaaAGTAGATCAGAACTAGCTAGCGAGACCTAGAATTTTCAACAATCCTCTTAGATGCTTGGTGCCTTATTTGTTTACGAGAGGAAGAAACAATTATGCATGTATGTGGCAATGCCCTGCTGCGAATGATGTATGGTCAGAGGCTGTTAAGTCAGTTCAGAAATGGAGAGTagtgttgagtatttggagtctggtccaCGCTGCTCGAGCGGagcgtctagccgctcgagcgaatacaagtcagagagcttcgctcaaagagagctcgacagactgctgagcaaaggcaagtcagagagtttcactcgacaccgctcgacacacagcttgagcggagggaagtcagagaacTTTGCTTGAGGAGACGCTCGACACATGGCTAGAGTaattgcgggaaacaggttcgctcgatgcgggCTCGACACATCGCTCAAGCGAACATCActaattctgctgaatttagggtttccgccgcataacatatatatatgatattatttgacttgtactgtatcaaagtgaacagtagccgtcctacacacattgtattgtgattcctcaagtaataaaaatcctctgcagctcccgtggtcaggcaatttgccgaaccacgtaaatactgtgtcgtgtgtgattgcttgtttttcagtatttgaatttactttattgtcatcgtttttcacaacaattggtatcaagagccaaggttcGGGTCTGAGAAAAAACGATGGCTGGAGAGGAAGTGAAGGTATCGGGGATCGATAAGTTTGATGGCACGGATTATGGAtattggaggatgcagatagaggacTACCTCTATGagaagaaacttcatcttccattgttagGGAAGAAGCAGGACAGCATGTCAGTTGCTGATTGGACCTTGTTGGATAGACAGGTCCTGGGGGTTATTCGATTAACCCTGTCGAGATCCGTTGCACACAACGTCATCACGGAGAAGACGACTGCGGATCTCATAGcggctttgtcaggtatgtatgaaaagctttcagcaaataacaaggtacatctgataaaaaagttatttaatatGAAGATGGTAGATGGTACGTCTGTtgcacaacatctgaatgattttaataatatcacaaatcaattgtcgtctgttgaaattgaatttgatggtgagatacgtgcactgatactattggcatcactgccaaatagttgggaagtCATGAGAATGGCTGTTAGTAATTCTGCCggtaagtcaaagttgaaatatgatgatattcgtgatttgattttggctgaggaggtgCGCAGGAAAGATTCAGGCGAGACCTCAGATTCGAGTTCAGCATTGAATGTTGACTCTCAGGGGAGAGCACAAGATaggaactcaaacagaggcagatcaaaatcaaagaataggGGTAAGAGCAAGTCAAGGCCTGGCCAGCAGACAACttgttggaattgtggcaaagctggccacataaagaagaattgcagaaatcccaagaagaccgagaatgatagtgctaatgtggtaactgaagaaGTACACGATGCACTATTActtgcagttcatagtccagttgatgactggatacttgattcaggggcttccttccatacatcttTCCATCGGGAGATAATTCAGAATTATGTTGCAGGTAATTTTGGAAATGTGTATTTGGCTGATGGAGAGATTTTGAATCTTGTAGGGATGAGAGATATTGATATTGCTCttcctaacaagaacaaatggaccttacaaaaggtcagacacattcctgagttAAAGAAGAATCTCATTTCTGTTGGTCAGCTTGATGATTGTGGACATTCAGTGGTGCTTTCAAATAGCACTTGGAAGGTCATCAAAGGGGCATTGGTACTGGCTCGGGGTAAGAAAATTGGTACACTTTATATGACTACTGGTTTGGATAACACTATTGCTACTACCGTTGCATAGAGCACAACAGATTTGTGGCATTGCAGGCTTGGCCATACgagtcagaagggcatgaaagaacttctgtctagaggcaagctaccagatctgaagtcagttgatctcagtatgtgtgagagttacattatggggaaacagaagaaggtcagtttcttgaagagtaGCAGAACACTAAAGTTAGAGAGACTAGATCTTGTGCacactgatgtgtggggaccttccccagtagcatctcttggaggttctcgTTACTACGTTATATTCATTGATGACCACAGTAGGAAAGTATgagtctattttttgaaacacaaatctgatgtatttaatgtgttcaaaatttggaaaacCATAGTTGAGACAGAGACATACTTGAAGTTGAAATGCTTGaggtctgataatggtggtgagtatattgatggtgggttcaagGAGTATTGTGCAACTCAGGGTATCAGAATGAAGAAGACCATTTCTgggacaccacagcaaaatggagttgctgagcgcatgaacagaaccataaatgagcgtgctagaagcatgaggctgcatgctgggctaccacctactttctgggcagatgcagttagcactgcagtatacttgataaacagAGGGCCATCGGTTCCGTTGGATTGTGGATTGCCTGAGGAGGCTTGGAGTgggaaagaggtcaaattttctcatcttaaaatctttggctgtctttcttatgtttttattgattctgatgctcgtAGTAAGCTTGAGGCTAAGTCAaggaaattttatttcattggctatggagacgaggaatttggctatcgtttctgggatgatcagggtcggaagattataagaagcaggaatgtgatcttcaatgagaagattgtgtACAAGGACAAGTCTAGTACAATTGCTGAAGCAGTTCCTCAGGAGTCTGActttgtgagtttggatgatctACCAGAGGTCACAGTGCAGTGTAGAGAAATGAGTGACAGGGAGAGTGGGCCCAGTGcacccattcctattattcTGCAGTCAGATCCAGAGCCGTCCACTCCTACAGCTGCAGTTCACAGGTCAGTTAGGACTATTTGTCCTCCACAGCGTTTCTTACCtgctttgaattatattttattgacGGATGGTGGAGAACCGCAGAGTTACCAAGAAaccttgcaagatgaaaattctagcaagtgggagttggccatgaaggatgagataGATTCCTTATTAGGGAATAAGACATGGGAGTTGACAGAACTTCCATCGGAAAAGAAGGCATTACACAACAAATGGGTGTACCGGGTaaaaactgagcatgatggTAGTAAGAGAtacaaggccagacttgttgtaaaaggctttcagcAGAAACAGGGTATTGATTACTTTGAGATCTTTTCACCTGTGGTAAAAATCACAACCATCAGGTtagttttggctatggttgctactgaagatctatttcttgagcagCTAGATGTGAAGGCAGCTTTTCTTCATgaagatcttgaagaagacatctacatgcaccaacctgaggggtttgtggtacagggaaagtaaggttcagtttgcagactaaagaagagcttgtatggcctgaaacaagcttctagacagtggtacaagaaatttgacagtTTCATGTGTAGTGCAGGGTACATCAGATGTAACACCctatattttagtgtatttttaattgaaagattatttgttattaatttaaaaatttattctcttgttttaaaattgttggatttttagtgggtttatttttttatgattttgattttgtgaaatttatttttgaagtgctttctttaaattaattattgttatgtgtttaaatttcttctcgaattaaattaacttgttgttgggtttaattatttattttcattttaatcactgcgtttgaattattttatttcacttgctgttttaaaatcgtttccgttgaatcatttttgtgacccaagatgtgaggattgtacctcatttctttccctacatttttctccttcttcttttgcttttcttcctttttctttttcttcttttcttcccttttttttttcttctcccctcGTTTCCCTTCCCGCGcggacgtctctctctctctctctctctcgccgtgcaaccgttcctcacccagcccgccgccgtcgcgccgccgtgcgcgataCTGCCCACAGCATcgtgctccccaccggccggcgacctcaccccttcaatttcagccctcctcgcgccgccgttagcccccatgcaccacaccaagccgcggcactccttgcgccgctgcgcCACCGTCGctccacctccggccaccatcttctcaccacatcatcctcgacctcttaccAACcgattggacccaaccccacctccgatccgtcaccggtgaagcacattcatcaacatttccgatttgagtattttggtcttctaccgcctattgcgccgccacccacggccaaccaccaccaccattagcttcaccgacatccctaagccctaccctatcaatctcgggtcttcgtttgcacccgttcaaaagtgagtttttgagacccacggccataatGCATTtgacactgttttgttgctgcgttgtcgcttctagcacctccgtgatctttcaaaaattatattatagcattgtaagtacttttctcgaagaacttttgagatttaaatgtatttttgcgctaatttatatttactgtgaatttgtgtttgtgccggactgagttcgaggagtaaaggggtcggttggattggatgatgaagttgtttgtgtgattggtttatgctatgaaatttgttagctgtttcggatttaaatattggtgttttgagtttgacgttggtcatggtggatattggtgatttttttagaaagtggtgatatattttgggattatgagggttttaagttttgagaaattaagatagattattttagaaacttaggcttaaatatagaaatccgtgattgattgaaaacttacggaaattgtgtgattatttttataggtgacgatttatagtcgactcgacatttttgaggaaatttctgaaaagctaagttgcccaggtaagcagggttcatatactagttttgcataaaacaaataaaatgaggttgactttgagaataaatgtgtttattttttttgaaaagagatgatctgaaaacaacctcagatgtttattctgcatatgcataaattctacataagagaaagtgtttttctgtcatgactggtgtagacatgagctagttttgtgcactttatttctaaactatgtaaaagagcgaataaggaattctaaaagttttgttatgaacaaatgagaatgttttgtttatgtttatctcgaacatgtgaaatgatctgaagcttttcagtgttttgttttgatgtgatgtgtcatctgaaaacattggcatgaagttctgattctgtatatgattgtaatcggattttcgataaaatccgttctgtttctgttaaggcccagccacgggtataatggtggtttataaccctaccacgggggtaaaacatggtatacggcccagccacgggtataatggtggtttataaccctaccacgggggtgaaacatagaaaatgccacgggtataatggtggtttataactctaccacgggggtgaaacatggaaaatggcccagccacgggtataatggtggtttataaccctaccacgggggttaaacatggtattgtcccgatgtgatattaaacgatgataagattataatgtttcagtttagaaatgctaacggattctctttttggaataagtatatttttctgaaaaatttcgctctaatgtttttgtacaagttttgtttctgcattctgaaagtaaatgttttgttcagcttatcaaatgttataaatgctcatgtttatatgctagtatatgctctctagttgctgagttgttgataactcacctcgttagtcttcataatatttcagatgacatctatggctcagctgaagatcagtactagagtctatggagaagattagtattgatttgttgttgggtatctcataatattagtgttggtgttggaggttaattatctttcttaagtttgcttcaatggatttagacggtttatggaaactatgttaatgttttattatttctagttgttatttgagacatgaagaagagttgatttaatttgggttattggattgaatattggataaatgagtttatttgatttatttaattgaagtatttacgttcgatttgaggtttgaaaaatggatatattcttgaatttggaagtactctagccttgttagagctgattatcaggttttatgagttaactcttcgGACTCTCGGGGTTGGGGCGTTACATCAGATGTCAGGCAGATCACTGCTGCTATGTTAGGcagtttgacaattcttacattattttgttgctatatgtggatgacatgcttattgCAGGACCaaatattgatgagatcaataatctgaagaagcagatgtcagagcgttttgcaatgaaggatttagGAGCTGCGAAGCAAATCCTTGGCGTGAGAATtgtcagagacagagtcagaggcacgttgagactctcacaggctgagtatgtgaaaaaggtactcaaccggttcaatatggacaaggccaagtcagttggcacacccttgggtagtcacttcagactcagcaaggatcaggcaccaaagtcagaagaggaacaagactatatgagtaaggttccttatgcctcagctattggttcacttatgtatgctatggtttgcacCAGGCTAGATATTGcccatgcagtgggagttgtgagtagaaACATGAGTAACCctggaaaacaacattgggaagcagtgaagtggattttgaggtacctaaaaggctcatcagaaacgtgcttgtgtttctcaggagATGACTTAGAGGTGCAGGGCTATGTTGATGTCGATTTAGCTGGAGATACTGATAGGAGAAAATGTACCATAgggtttgtttacactctgggtGGTAATGCAGTTTCATGGGATTCCAATCTAGAGAAGacagtttctttgtctactacagaagctgagtatattgcaatttcagaagctgcaaaagagatggtttggatacagggcttcttggaggaattgggtaaaaagaatcagaagggcactctctacagtgacagtcagagtgccatattccttgccaagaacccagcatttcattccaggactaaacacattcagatcaggtatcattttatacgatcattgttagatgatggacagttgctacttgagaaaatttgtggaagtaagaaccctgctgatatgttgacaaagggtgttacacttgagaaactgaagttgtgcgcaacttcagTTAGTCTTCTTGCATGAAGACAGGAGctgtgagttgcagaggtggaggatatcatgtttgaggcagaGGGTGATACTGTgggtgtaccagtctccaagtgggagaatt
Above is a genomic segment from Juglans microcarpa x Juglans regia isolate MS1-56 chromosome 1D, Jm3101_v1.0, whole genome shotgun sequence containing:
- the LOC121268831 gene encoding probable receptor-like protein kinase At2g23200, with protein sequence MEVLSSHKLLFRLCLLLPLRITSLLLLSSAYSPPDNYFINCGAHSNTTVDTRVFVADRGFLVGKGETVKNSNSSASSSPLYQTAKIFKHPSLYRFDINQDGTYIVRLHFFVFLSHTDLSVARFNVSVFGLSLLTNYSFRNVTISSPKIEEFLVTILKGEFKIYFMPYETSTAFVNAIEVFLGPESFIPDKALHITSQGAKRNYSGLSSNSKVLHKVHRIDVGGSTSKLDELWRNWDPDDDYLQSPESETYDQYKGGTPYYEPERINEYIAPAFVYQTARQFKDSNSNSSLPKITWSFRVNKNSNNFLRVHFSDVVSPTPNDLWFNLYINRNFSKEINPYSIAERMGAVPFYIDFVVDSDGLGFVNASISRVEDSRIHNAFLNGLEILEVVNESGFSPPEIELGKKKLSPAKIVPACSGAFFILVILVALGLKFRKPGHDKILGVPLYGGFSSDSRSTQRGRNACLAPSLNLSLRVPFSEIKRATKNFNEKLLIGEGGFGKVYKGTLNGRKVAVKRSDPRHGQGLEEFQTEITVLSHIRYRHLVSLVGYCDERREMILVYEFMEKGTLRDHLYHSDDNYERSTSVSELSWEQRLEICIAAAKGLHYLHTGPAGGIIHRDVKSTNILLDENYVAKVADFGLSKSGLPDPDNITMGVKGSFGYLDPEYLTTLQLTEKSDVYSFGVVLLEVLCARPAIIQSSQLDEVNLAEWGMLWRKRGQLEKIIDPVLVGNIKPSSLRIFGDTAEKCLKAFSIERPTMQDVLYYLSYALRLQETGMPREPFEDSTTTTITSLELQFPVVLNFPVHEDDDAPIVGDDSSDIEVSEV
- the LOC121268699 gene encoding LOW QUALITY PROTEIN: uncharacterized protein LOC121268699 (The sequence of the model RefSeq protein was modified relative to this genomic sequence to represent the inferred CDS: inserted 1 base in 1 codon; substituted 1 base at 1 genomic stop codon); amino-acid sequence: MAGEEVKVSGIDKFDGTDYGYWRMQIEDYLYEKKLHLPLLGKKQDSMSVADWTLLDRQVLGVIRLTLSRSVAHNVITEKTTADLIAALSGMYEKLSANNKVXSDKKVIXYEDGRWKDSGETSDSSSALNVDSQGRAQDRNSNRGRSKSKNRGASFHTSFHREIIQNYVAVVLSNSTWKVIKGALVLARGKKIGTLYMTTGLDNTIATTVA